One genomic segment of Sminthopsis crassicaudata isolate SCR6 chromosome 2, ASM4859323v1, whole genome shotgun sequence includes these proteins:
- the ARHGEF40 gene encoding rho guanine nucleotide exchange factor 40 isoform X1, with protein sequence MEPEPVEDCVQSTLAALYPPFEATAPTLLGQVFQVVERTYREDALRYALDFLVPAKHLLARVQQEACAQYSGFLFLHEGWPLCLHEQVVVQLAALPWQLLRPGDFYLQVVPSVAQAPHLALKCLAPGGGRVQELPVPAEACAYLFTPEWLQGINKDRPAGRLTTCLLASPTGVQRLPWAELICPRFVHKGSLMVGQRPVSLPPEIPPAPPGLSSPPLPEEEALGTRSPGDGHNAPAEAPEGEYVELLEVTLPSRGCPGDATSSPGLSRTQTVPARKGAGGKGRHRRHRAWLHQKGTVPRGQDGARPPGEGSSTGVNTSSPPRAESPQEEGTLDAPELPAEALGEEPGPFPLRPNEGGDGPGQGDEGLAGTPRKLGKGNRRKKRGGGRGTAGQGAENVLSSPRTKEEIDHLEALTPNEKALSGVSLVQEEEPECAGKSKSEPDPEPEEVKEKEPIASSACESAEDRRGEAEPTPQSTAAAEGSTHPEEPPSSPLMPPSQAGKDKEGRSPEGNVPTLAGDDSNMTWDLMASGFFMLTGGVDQNGRALLTITPPCPPIEPPPTQAEMSIVLCYLYSLLRSDLKTLGLSVLLDLRCAPLLPPGLIPVLSDLQDSKKHPVIQRLMILTENEPPTELSDLQSAELLSESDLLTVAKPEELQKDLGGHRDDPSPQRWTETHQEVARLCQLCHDVLRSVREAIEELEGAVEPEGEVKVGSPEPLRKVLADPRLAELQRDGGAILMRLRMAHSSRLEGPGPAILYQEVDEAIHQLVRLSNLYLQRQEDQRRQHRLLQVLQWLSGPGEEQLMSFTELGDSLPALQETETRFQAFSSEAQEQLSRAREALTQEEDPTTQQPLDDFEQRLEQVESSLHRALRLHRFFQQAHEWVDEGTAKLAGAGPGQEAVLAALAPVPSAGTFQEMRALALELGSPAALREWARCHARCLELERRVQEFVGDETSPQGRCRRRADSASSGKGRQDPLSPSRSLSLLLLPSSPGPRSAPSHSSLAPCGEDSEEETAELAPEAAGKPRPGTTRAVLIRGLEVSSTEVVDRTCSPREHVLLGRAGVPDGPWGVGTPRMERKRSISAQQRLVSELISCEQEYVTVLGEPVPPTGSELTGELRADWTAVLAARERLRNFHRVHFLRELQGCAAHPLRVGACFLRHRDQFNLYAQYLKHRHKLEAGLAALNTPNKGSTESGPYLSRFVQQPLEQLARYGKLLEELLKETGTELSSERQALAAALQLLRDQEDRGRDLLAVEAIRGCELDLKEQGQLLHRDPFTVFCGRRKCLRHVFLFEHLLLFSKLKSPEGGPEVFVYKQAFKTADMGLTENIGDSGLCFELWFRRRRSREAYTLQATSSEIKHKWTSSIAQLLWRQAAHNKELRVQQMVSMGIGNKPFLDIKALGERTLSALLTGRAARTRASVAVSSFEHVGPSLPCLSPGACSLPARVEEEAWDLDIKQISLASPPAPESPDSSGEVSPRARSSPSLQPSNLGSSTPLLPGGGISGFARPSHTRAPSDPTTPL encoded by the exons ATG GAGCCCGAGCCAGTAGAAGACTGTGTACAGAGCACCCTGGCTGCACTGTATCCACCTTTTGAGGCAACTGCACCCACACTGCTGGGCCAGGTGTTCCAGGTGGTAGAGCGCACCTACCGAGAAGATGCACTGCGCTATGCTTTGGATTTTTTGGTGCCCGCTAAACATCTTCTAGCCCGAGTCCAACAGGAGGCCTGT gCCCAGTACAGCGGCTTCCTCTTTCTTCATGAGGGCTGGCCACTCTGTCTGCATGAGCAGGTGGTGGTACAGCTGGCTGCACTGCCCTGGCAGCTGCTTCGACCGGGAGACTTCTACCTGCAAGTCGTGCCCTCCGTGGCTCAAGCCCCTCACCTGGCACTCAAGTGCTTAGCTCCAGGGGGTGGACGGGTGCAGGAACTTCCAGTCCCTGCAGAAGCCTGTGCCTACCTTTTCACCCCTGAGTGGCTGCAAGGTATCAACAAAGACCGCCCTGCTGGACGCCTCACCACATGCCTCCTGGCATCACCTACTGGGGTCCAGCGGCTGCCGTGGGCTGAGCTCATCTGCCCACGCTTTGTGCACAAAGGCAGCCTCATGGTAGGACAGCGCCCGGTCTCTCTGCCCCCAGAGATTCCCCCAGCACCCCCGGGTCTCTCCAGCCCCCCACTGCCCGAGGAGGAGGCCCTGGGCACAAGAAGCCCCGGGGATGGGCATAATGCCCCTGCAGAAGCCCCCGAGGGCGAGTATGTGGAGCTGTTAGAAGTGACCCTACCATCCCGAGGGTGTCCAGGGGATGCAACAAGCTCCCCTGGCCTCTCCAGGACTCAAACTGTACCTGCCAGGAAAGGTGCAGGAGGGAAGGGACGGCACAGACGACACCGAGCGTGGCTGCACCAGAAGGGGACAGTGCCCCGGGGTCAAGATGGGGCTCGGCCTCCTGGAGAAGGGAGCAGCACTGGAGTCAATACTAGCTCTCCCCCTCGAGCTGAATCTCCTCAAGAAGAAGGAACACTCGATGCTCCCGAGCTCCCCGCGGAGGCACTGGGAGAGGAGCCTGGTCCTTTCCCTCTGAGACCAAATGAGGGTGGGGATGGGCCAGGCCAGGGGGATGAGGGACTGGCTGGGACACCCCGGAAATTAGGCAaaggaaacagaaggaagaagCGTGGGGGAGGCAGAGGAACTGCTGGGCAGGGGGCAGAAAATGTACTGTCAAGCCCTAGGACCAAAGAAGAGATCGATCATCTGGAGGCCCTCACTCCAAATGAGAAGGCACTTTCAGGAGTCAGCCTGGTACAAGAAGAAGAACCTGAATGTGCAGGAAAGAGTAAGTCAGAGCCGGACCCTGAGCCAgaggaagtaaaggaaaaagagCCCATTGCCTCTTCTGCCTGTGAGTCTGCAGAAGACAGAAGAGGGGAAGCTGAGCCCACCCCCCAGAGCACGGCTGCTGCAGAAG GATCTACCCACCCAGAGGAGCCCCCATCTAGCCCCCTCATGCCGCCATCTCAGGCTGGGAAGGACAAGGAAGGCAGGAGCCCCGAAGGAAATGTCCCAACTTTGGCTGGTGATGACTCCAATATGACATGGGACCTGATGGCATCTGGATTTTTTATGCTGACTG GTGGGGTGGACCAGAATGGCCGGGCCCTGTTGACCATCACTCCACCATGCCCTCCGATTGAGCCTCCACCCACACAAGCAGAGATGAGCATCGTTCTTTGTTACCTCTATTCGCTGCTCAG ATCTGATCTGAAGACGTTGGGGTTGTCTGTCCTTCTGGACCTTCGGTGTGCTCCCTTGCTTCCACCAGGACTTATTCCTGTTCTAAGTGACCTCCAG GATTCCAAAAAGCATCCTGTGATACAGCGATTGATGATTCTAACTGAGAATGAGCCCCCCACTGAGCTTAGTGATCTTCAG AGTGCTGAGTTGCTGTCAGAGAGTGACCTACTAACTGTGGCCAAGCCCGAAGAGCTACAGAAAGATCTAGGAGGTCACAGGGATGACCCTTCTCCACAGCGCTGGACAGAAACACATCAG GAAGTAGCAAGACTGTGCCAGCTGTGCCACGATGTGCTTCGCTCCGTTCGGGAGGCCATTGAGGAGCTTGAAGGGGCCGTGGAGCCTGAGGGAGAG GTGAAAGTGGGAAGTCCAGAGCCCTTGCGGAAGGTGCTAGCAGATCCCCGGCTGGCAGAACTGCAGAGGGATGGAGGAGCCATTCTCATGAGGCTGCGCATGGCCCACAGCAGCAG GTTAGAGGGCCCAGGCCCTGCCATTCTGTACCAGGAAGTGGATGAAGCCATTCACCAGCTTGTGCGACTGTCCAATCTCTACCTGCAGCGACAGGAGGACCAGCGACGTCAGCACAGGCTCCTCCAG GTGTTACAGTGGCTTTCTGGTCCAGGAGAAGAGCAGCTGATGAGCTTTACTGAGCTTGGAGATTCCCTCCCTGCCCTGCAGGAGACAGAGACTCGTTTCCAAGCCTTCAGTTCTGAAGCCCAG GAACAGCTGTCCCGGGCTCGGGAAGCCCTGACCCAGGAGGAGGACCCTACCACCCAGCAGCCTCTGGATGACTTTGAGCAgcgactggaacaagtagaaagtAGCCTCCATCGGGCCCTCCGGCTACACCGTTTCTTTCAACAG GCCCATGAATGGGTGGATGAAGGAACAGCAAAATTAGCAGGAGCAGGACCAGGTCAGGAGGCTGTATTAGCGGCCCTGGCCCCAGTGCCTAGTGCCGGCACCTTCCAAGAAATGAGGGCTCTGGCCCTGGAACTGGGCAGCCCAGCAGCGCTCCGAGAGTGGGCCCGCTGCCATGCCCGCTGTCTGGAGCTAGAACGGAGGGTTCAGGAGTTTGTGGGGGATGAAACAAGTCCGCAAGGCCGCTGCCGGCGTCGGGCAGACAGTGCCAGCAGTGGCAAAGGCAGACAGGACCCACTCAGCCCCTCTCGAAGCCTCAGCTTGTTGCTCCTCCCCAGTAGCCCTGGCCCCCGATCAGCTCCTTCCCACTCTTCCCTGGCACCCTGTGGGGAAGACAGTGAGGAAGAAACAGCAGAACTTGCTCCTGAGGCCGCAGGGAAGCCCCGGCCTGGGACCACTCGAGCTGTCCTGATCCGAGGCCTAGAGGTCAGCAGCACTGAGGTGGTGGACAGGACCTGCTCGCCCAGGGAGCATGTCCTGCTGGGTCGAGCTGGAGTTCCCGATGGGCCCTGGGGGGTTGGCACCCCTCGGATGGAGCGCAAGAGAAGCATCAG CGCCCAGCAGCGGTTGGTGTCAGAGTTGATCTCCTGTGAGCAAGAGTACGTAACGGTACTGGGTGAGCCGGTGCCACCGACAGGCTCCGAGCTGACAGGAGAGCTTCGGGCTGACTGGACGGCAGTCCTGGCTGCTCGGGAGCGACTCCGAAACTTCCATCGGGTGCATTTCCTTCGGGAGCTGCAAGGCTGTGCTGCCCACCCTCTTCGAGTTGGGGCTTGTTTCCTGAGGCAT AGGGACCAGTTCAATCTGTATGCTCAGTATTTGAAACATCGGCACAAACTAGAAGCTGGCCTGGCTGCGCTCAACACCCCAAATAAA GGTTCCACAGAAAGCGGCCCCTACCTGTCCAGATTTGTACAGCAACCCCTGGAACAGTTAGCTCGATATGGGAAACTCTTGGAGGAGTTGCTGAAAGAGACGGGGACTGAGCTGAGCTCTGAACGTCAGGCTCTGGCAGCTGCCCTGCAGCTGCTGAGGGACCAAGAGGACAGAGGCCGGGACCTGCTGGCTGTGGAGGCTATTCGTGGCTGTGAG TTGGATCTGAAGGAGCAGGGGCAGCTGCTACACCGAGATCCCTTCACTGTCTTCTGTGGGAGGAGGAAATGCCTGCGCCATGTCTTCCTCTTTGAGCATCTCCTTCTCTTCAGCAAACTCAAGAGCCCAGAAGGTGGACCTGAGGTTTTTGTTTACAAGCAGGCCTTTAAG ACGGCGGACATGGGGCTGACAGAGAACATTGGGGACAGTGGGCTCTGCTTTGAGCTGTGGTTCCGAAGGCGGCGCTCCAGGGAAGCATACACCCTTCAGGCCACCTCGTCTGAGATTAAACACAAGTGGACAAGCTCCATTGCCCAGCTCCTTTGGAGACAGGCAGCCCACAACAAGG aGCTTCGAGTGCAGCAGATGGTCTCCATGGGCATTGGAAACAAACCCTTTTTGGACATCAAAGCCCTTGGGGAGAGGACCCTGAGTGCCTTGCTCACAGGGAGAG CTGCTCGAACCCGGGCCTCCGTGGCTGTGTCTTCTTTCGAGCATGTCGGCCCCTCCCTACCCTGCCTCTCCCCGGGAGCCTGCTCCCTGCCGGCCCGCGTCGAGGAGGAGGCCTGGGACCTGGACATCAAGCAGATCTCCCTGG CTTCCCCTCCAGCACCTGAATCACCTGACTCTTCTGGAGAAGTGTCCCCGAGAGCAAGAAGCAGCCCCAGCCTACAGCCCTCCAATCTTGGGAGCAGCACCCCTCTTCTGCCTGGCGGAGGGATCTCGGGGTTTGCCCGTCCG AGCCATACTCGAGCCCCAAGTGATCCCACCACTCCTCTGTGA
- the ARHGEF40 gene encoding rho guanine nucleotide exchange factor 40 isoform X4 has translation MEPEPVEDCVQSTLAALYPPFEATAPTLLGQVFQVVERTYREDALRYALDFLVPAKHLLARVQQEACAQYSGFLFLHEGWPLCLHEQVVVQLAALPWQLLRPGDFYLQVVPSVAQAPHLALKCLAPGGGRVQELPVPAEACAYLFTPEWLQGINKDRPAGRLTTCLLASPTGVQRLPWAELICPRFVHKGSLMVGQRPVSLPPEIPPAPPGLSSPPLPEEEALGTRSPGDGHNAPAEAPEGEYVELLEVTLPSRGCPGDATSSPGLSRTQTVPARKGAGGKGRHRRHRAWLHQKGTVPRGQDGARPPGEGSSTGVNTSSPPRAESPQEEGTLDAPELPAEALGEEPGPFPLRPNEGGDGPGQGDEGLAGTPRKLGKGNRRKKRGGGRGTAGQGAENVLSSPRTKEEIDHLEALTPNEKALSGVSLVQEEEPECAGKSKSEPDPEPEEVKEKEPIASSACESAEDRRGEAEPTPQSTAAAEGSTHPEEPPSSPLMPPSQAGKDKEGRSPEGNVPTLAGDDSNMTWDLMASGFFMLTGGVDQNGRALLTITPPCPPIEPPPTQAEMSIVLCYLYSLLRSDLKTLGLSVLLDLRCAPLLPPGLIPVLSDLQDSKKHPVIQRLMILTENEPPTELSDLQSAELLSESDLLTVAKPEELQKDLGGHRDDPSPQRWTETHQEVARLCQLCHDVLRSVREAIEELEGAVEPEGEVKVGSPEPLRKVLADPRLAELQRDGGAILMRLRMAHSSRLEGPGPAILYQEVDEAIHQLVRLSNLYLQRQEDQRRQHRLLQVLQWLSGPGEEQLMSFTELGDSLPALQETETRFQAFSSEAQEQLSRAREALTQEEDPTTQQPLDDFEQRLEQVESSLHRALRLHRFFQQAHEWVDEGTAKLAGAGPGQEAVLAALAPVPSAGTFQEMRALALELGSPAALREWARCHARCLELERRVQEFVGDETSPQGRCRRRADSASSGKGRQDPLSPSRSLSLLLLPSSPGPRSAPSHSSLAPCGEDSEEETAELAPEAAGKPRPGTTRAVLIRGLEVSSTEVVDRTCSPREHVLLGRAGVPDGPWGVGTPRMERKRSISAQQRLVSELISCEQEYVTVLGEPVPPTGSELTGELRADWTAVLAARERLRNFHRVHFLRELQGCAAHPLRVGACFLRHRDQFNLYAQYLKHRHKLEAGLAALNTPNKGSTESGPYLSRFVQQPLEQLARYGKLLEELLKETGTELSSERQALAAALQLLRDQEDRGRDLLAVEAIRGCELDLKEQGQLLHRDPFTVFCGRRKCLRHVFLFEHLLLFSKLKSPEGGPEVFVYKQAFKTADMGLTENIGDSGLCFELWFRRRRSREAYTLQATSSEIKHKWTSSIAQLLWRQAAHNKELRVQQMVSMGIGNKPFLDIKALGERTLSALLTGRAWLLKVIWRGSIHCSHPSFPSST, from the exons ATG GAGCCCGAGCCAGTAGAAGACTGTGTACAGAGCACCCTGGCTGCACTGTATCCACCTTTTGAGGCAACTGCACCCACACTGCTGGGCCAGGTGTTCCAGGTGGTAGAGCGCACCTACCGAGAAGATGCACTGCGCTATGCTTTGGATTTTTTGGTGCCCGCTAAACATCTTCTAGCCCGAGTCCAACAGGAGGCCTGT gCCCAGTACAGCGGCTTCCTCTTTCTTCATGAGGGCTGGCCACTCTGTCTGCATGAGCAGGTGGTGGTACAGCTGGCTGCACTGCCCTGGCAGCTGCTTCGACCGGGAGACTTCTACCTGCAAGTCGTGCCCTCCGTGGCTCAAGCCCCTCACCTGGCACTCAAGTGCTTAGCTCCAGGGGGTGGACGGGTGCAGGAACTTCCAGTCCCTGCAGAAGCCTGTGCCTACCTTTTCACCCCTGAGTGGCTGCAAGGTATCAACAAAGACCGCCCTGCTGGACGCCTCACCACATGCCTCCTGGCATCACCTACTGGGGTCCAGCGGCTGCCGTGGGCTGAGCTCATCTGCCCACGCTTTGTGCACAAAGGCAGCCTCATGGTAGGACAGCGCCCGGTCTCTCTGCCCCCAGAGATTCCCCCAGCACCCCCGGGTCTCTCCAGCCCCCCACTGCCCGAGGAGGAGGCCCTGGGCACAAGAAGCCCCGGGGATGGGCATAATGCCCCTGCAGAAGCCCCCGAGGGCGAGTATGTGGAGCTGTTAGAAGTGACCCTACCATCCCGAGGGTGTCCAGGGGATGCAACAAGCTCCCCTGGCCTCTCCAGGACTCAAACTGTACCTGCCAGGAAAGGTGCAGGAGGGAAGGGACGGCACAGACGACACCGAGCGTGGCTGCACCAGAAGGGGACAGTGCCCCGGGGTCAAGATGGGGCTCGGCCTCCTGGAGAAGGGAGCAGCACTGGAGTCAATACTAGCTCTCCCCCTCGAGCTGAATCTCCTCAAGAAGAAGGAACACTCGATGCTCCCGAGCTCCCCGCGGAGGCACTGGGAGAGGAGCCTGGTCCTTTCCCTCTGAGACCAAATGAGGGTGGGGATGGGCCAGGCCAGGGGGATGAGGGACTGGCTGGGACACCCCGGAAATTAGGCAaaggaaacagaaggaagaagCGTGGGGGAGGCAGAGGAACTGCTGGGCAGGGGGCAGAAAATGTACTGTCAAGCCCTAGGACCAAAGAAGAGATCGATCATCTGGAGGCCCTCACTCCAAATGAGAAGGCACTTTCAGGAGTCAGCCTGGTACAAGAAGAAGAACCTGAATGTGCAGGAAAGAGTAAGTCAGAGCCGGACCCTGAGCCAgaggaagtaaaggaaaaagagCCCATTGCCTCTTCTGCCTGTGAGTCTGCAGAAGACAGAAGAGGGGAAGCTGAGCCCACCCCCCAGAGCACGGCTGCTGCAGAAG GATCTACCCACCCAGAGGAGCCCCCATCTAGCCCCCTCATGCCGCCATCTCAGGCTGGGAAGGACAAGGAAGGCAGGAGCCCCGAAGGAAATGTCCCAACTTTGGCTGGTGATGACTCCAATATGACATGGGACCTGATGGCATCTGGATTTTTTATGCTGACTG GTGGGGTGGACCAGAATGGCCGGGCCCTGTTGACCATCACTCCACCATGCCCTCCGATTGAGCCTCCACCCACACAAGCAGAGATGAGCATCGTTCTTTGTTACCTCTATTCGCTGCTCAG ATCTGATCTGAAGACGTTGGGGTTGTCTGTCCTTCTGGACCTTCGGTGTGCTCCCTTGCTTCCACCAGGACTTATTCCTGTTCTAAGTGACCTCCAG GATTCCAAAAAGCATCCTGTGATACAGCGATTGATGATTCTAACTGAGAATGAGCCCCCCACTGAGCTTAGTGATCTTCAG AGTGCTGAGTTGCTGTCAGAGAGTGACCTACTAACTGTGGCCAAGCCCGAAGAGCTACAGAAAGATCTAGGAGGTCACAGGGATGACCCTTCTCCACAGCGCTGGACAGAAACACATCAG GAAGTAGCAAGACTGTGCCAGCTGTGCCACGATGTGCTTCGCTCCGTTCGGGAGGCCATTGAGGAGCTTGAAGGGGCCGTGGAGCCTGAGGGAGAG GTGAAAGTGGGAAGTCCAGAGCCCTTGCGGAAGGTGCTAGCAGATCCCCGGCTGGCAGAACTGCAGAGGGATGGAGGAGCCATTCTCATGAGGCTGCGCATGGCCCACAGCAGCAG GTTAGAGGGCCCAGGCCCTGCCATTCTGTACCAGGAAGTGGATGAAGCCATTCACCAGCTTGTGCGACTGTCCAATCTCTACCTGCAGCGACAGGAGGACCAGCGACGTCAGCACAGGCTCCTCCAG GTGTTACAGTGGCTTTCTGGTCCAGGAGAAGAGCAGCTGATGAGCTTTACTGAGCTTGGAGATTCCCTCCCTGCCCTGCAGGAGACAGAGACTCGTTTCCAAGCCTTCAGTTCTGAAGCCCAG GAACAGCTGTCCCGGGCTCGGGAAGCCCTGACCCAGGAGGAGGACCCTACCACCCAGCAGCCTCTGGATGACTTTGAGCAgcgactggaacaagtagaaagtAGCCTCCATCGGGCCCTCCGGCTACACCGTTTCTTTCAACAG GCCCATGAATGGGTGGATGAAGGAACAGCAAAATTAGCAGGAGCAGGACCAGGTCAGGAGGCTGTATTAGCGGCCCTGGCCCCAGTGCCTAGTGCCGGCACCTTCCAAGAAATGAGGGCTCTGGCCCTGGAACTGGGCAGCCCAGCAGCGCTCCGAGAGTGGGCCCGCTGCCATGCCCGCTGTCTGGAGCTAGAACGGAGGGTTCAGGAGTTTGTGGGGGATGAAACAAGTCCGCAAGGCCGCTGCCGGCGTCGGGCAGACAGTGCCAGCAGTGGCAAAGGCAGACAGGACCCACTCAGCCCCTCTCGAAGCCTCAGCTTGTTGCTCCTCCCCAGTAGCCCTGGCCCCCGATCAGCTCCTTCCCACTCTTCCCTGGCACCCTGTGGGGAAGACAGTGAGGAAGAAACAGCAGAACTTGCTCCTGAGGCCGCAGGGAAGCCCCGGCCTGGGACCACTCGAGCTGTCCTGATCCGAGGCCTAGAGGTCAGCAGCACTGAGGTGGTGGACAGGACCTGCTCGCCCAGGGAGCATGTCCTGCTGGGTCGAGCTGGAGTTCCCGATGGGCCCTGGGGGGTTGGCACCCCTCGGATGGAGCGCAAGAGAAGCATCAG CGCCCAGCAGCGGTTGGTGTCAGAGTTGATCTCCTGTGAGCAAGAGTACGTAACGGTACTGGGTGAGCCGGTGCCACCGACAGGCTCCGAGCTGACAGGAGAGCTTCGGGCTGACTGGACGGCAGTCCTGGCTGCTCGGGAGCGACTCCGAAACTTCCATCGGGTGCATTTCCTTCGGGAGCTGCAAGGCTGTGCTGCCCACCCTCTTCGAGTTGGGGCTTGTTTCCTGAGGCAT AGGGACCAGTTCAATCTGTATGCTCAGTATTTGAAACATCGGCACAAACTAGAAGCTGGCCTGGCTGCGCTCAACACCCCAAATAAA GGTTCCACAGAAAGCGGCCCCTACCTGTCCAGATTTGTACAGCAACCCCTGGAACAGTTAGCTCGATATGGGAAACTCTTGGAGGAGTTGCTGAAAGAGACGGGGACTGAGCTGAGCTCTGAACGTCAGGCTCTGGCAGCTGCCCTGCAGCTGCTGAGGGACCAAGAGGACAGAGGCCGGGACCTGCTGGCTGTGGAGGCTATTCGTGGCTGTGAG TTGGATCTGAAGGAGCAGGGGCAGCTGCTACACCGAGATCCCTTCACTGTCTTCTGTGGGAGGAGGAAATGCCTGCGCCATGTCTTCCTCTTTGAGCATCTCCTTCTCTTCAGCAAACTCAAGAGCCCAGAAGGTGGACCTGAGGTTTTTGTTTACAAGCAGGCCTTTAAG ACGGCGGACATGGGGCTGACAGAGAACATTGGGGACAGTGGGCTCTGCTTTGAGCTGTGGTTCCGAAGGCGGCGCTCCAGGGAAGCATACACCCTTCAGGCCACCTCGTCTGAGATTAAACACAAGTGGACAAGCTCCATTGCCCAGCTCCTTTGGAGACAGGCAGCCCACAACAAGG aGCTTCGAGTGCAGCAGATGGTCTCCATGGGCATTGGAAACAAACCCTTTTTGGACATCAAAGCCCTTGGGGAGAGGACCCTGAGTGCCTTGCTCACAGGGAGAG CCTGGTTGCTTAAGGTAATCTGGAGGGGTTCTATACACTGCTCTCATCCCAGCTTCCCCTCCAGCACCTGA